The following are encoded together in the Hemicordylus capensis ecotype Gifberg chromosome 4, rHemCap1.1.pri, whole genome shotgun sequence genome:
- the NKX2-2 gene encoding homeobox protein Nkx-2.2, protein MFGESRGLTNWSFKVSCIKFGQNMSLTNTKTGFSVKDILDLPDTNDEDGSIVEGGDEETEGSEPPKKPGVLGTTSLDAVQTLPLKNPFYDNTDNPYTRWLATTESIQYSLHGLASSNSQQDSASKSPEPSADESPDNDKETSSNSDSGKKRKRRVLFSKAQTYELERRFRQQRYLSAPEREHLASLIRLTPTQVKIWFQNHRYKMKRARAEKGMEVTPLPSPRRVAVPVLVRDGKPCHTLKAQDLAAATFQAGIPFSAYSAQSLQHMQYNAQYSSASNPQYPSAHHLVQAQQWTW, encoded by the exons ATGTTTGGCGAATCAAGAGGATTGACAAACTGGTCCTTCAAAGTTTCCTGCATAAAATTTGGCCAGAATATGTCTCTGACCAACACAAAGACCGGCTTTTCTGTAAAGGACATCTTGGACTTGCCTGACACCAATGACGAAGACGGATCCATCGTGGAAGGGGGGGACGAAGAGACGGAGGGGTCGGAGCCCCCCAAAAAGCCCGGAGTTTTGGGGACAACCTCATTGGACGCTGTACAGACACTGCCTTTGAAGAACCCTTTTTATGATAATACTGATAATCCCTACACGCGTTGGCTCGCCACCACCGAGAGCATCCAGTATTCCT TGCACGGTTTGGCATCCAGCAACTCCCAACAGGACTCCGCGTCCAAATCTCCAGAGCCTTCGGCTGACGAGTCTCCGGACAACGACAAGGAAACTTCTAGCAACAGCGACTCGGGGAAGAAGCGGAAAAGGCGGGTGCTTTTCTCCAAGGCGCAGACTTACGAGCTGGAGAGGCGCTTCAGGCAGCAACGGTACCTCTCGGCCCCAGAGAGGGAGCACCTGGCTAGCTTGATCCGCCTTACTCCGACCCAGGTGAAGATCTGGTTCCAGAACCACCGCTACAAAATGAAGCGGGCCCGAGCCGAGAAAGGTATGGAAGtgactcctctcccctccccacgccGGGTAGCCGTGCCTGTCTTAGTCAGGGACGGCAAGCCGTGCCACACGCTCAAGGCACAGGACTTGGCTGCCGCCACCTTCCAGGCGGGGATCCCCTTCTCAGCCTACAGCGCCCAGTCTCTCCAGCACATGCAATATAATGCCCAGTACAGCTCGGCCAGCAATCCCCAGTACCCCTCAGCGCACCACTTGGTACAAGCCCAGCAATGGACTTGGTGA